The Candidatus Baltobacteraceae bacterium genome includes the window CCGCCGCTGCATCCGGTCAAAATCGATAAGATTCCCCTCAACGCCACGCTCACGGTCCGCGGCGATCGAGCCGACGTGCGCGGGCGCCTCGAACGGTTCTTTCGCTCGCGCGGCTGGCAGGTGCGCAATCGGGAATTTGGCGGAACGGAATGGACCTTCGCCGACAAGCACAATTGGGCGCGGCGCGGCGTGCTCGTGGCGCACGTCGGCTTCGTCATCATCGCCGCCGGTACGACGGTCTACTGGGCGCGCGGCTTCGACGGGCAAAGCCCGATCGTCACGGGCCAGACGATCGACGTCCCGCATTCGCAATCCACCATTCGACTCGATAGTTTCGGCTACAAAGTTCAGCCGATTCTTACCAAGAGCGGCATGGTCTACCAGCCAATCGACTACGTCTCGCACGTAACGGTCGTCGGAAAAGACGGCATCCCGCGGCACGAAACGGTTCGCGTCAATCACCCGATCGACATCGGCGGTACGCTCTTCTATCAATCGAGTTACGGCTTCGCGCTGCGGTTCGACGTGACGCACGACGGCGTCCGCGTGCCCTCGCTCTCCGATAAGGTCTATCTGACGGGCGATGCGATGCAACTGCCGGGAACGCAGCGCAGCGTGCAGTTCGCGCAATTCGTGCCCACGGTCGACCGCCAAACCGGCCAGCCCTCGCCCGACCCGCGCGTCAACGATCCCGCCGTCGCCCTCGATGTGAGCGACGCCGGATCGAGCCTCGGCGCGGCGCTCGTGCCGATGCACACCTGGATCGACGTCGGCGGCGGGTGGCGCGTTACCCCGCGCCAGTATCTGATGGTGAGCGGCATTCAGTACCGCAACGATCCGGGCGTGGGGCTCGTGGGCATCGGCGCC containing:
- a CDS encoding cytochrome c biogenesis protein ResB; this encodes MVRSLYDDFLRTFSNVLFAVLLFMVWGLMTLVGVVVEQGKDPGAYFQSYAPALARLILRLNIDNIYHTPYYVGIIGLILLSLAVCTFKRVIPARLPPLHPVKIDKIPLNATLTVRGDRADVRGRLERFFRSRGWQVRNREFGGTEWTFADKHNWARRGVLVAHVGFVIIAAGTTVYWARGFDGQSPIVTGQTIDVPHSQSTIRLDSFGYKVQPILTKSGMVYQPIDYVSHVTVVGKDGIPRHETVRVNHPIDIGGTLFYQSSYGFALRFDVTHDGVRVPSLSDKVYLTGDAMQLPGTQRSVQFAQFVPTVDRQTGQPSPDPRVNDPAVALDVSDAGSSLGAALVPMHTWIDVGGGWRVTPRQYLMVSGIQYRNDPGVGLVGIGAFVLLAGLVISFYLLPARLYVRVDPVPGGAEDTKLWTVGLAATTVKGYDMFETQFHELVAEFERSMNPPGPKPNLTFAEARQS